ATAACTCAGTACCtgaaaatttacaaaagtTGATCGGTCAAGGTATTGATTTTGATACCATTAACCTTTAACTGCAGAGATGAAATCTCCTCATTCAGCTGACCATATTTGAGCTCGAGTTCACTCAACCGAGCTCTGGTGTCGACGACTTTTGCCTTCGCACTGctcatttccttttcttttcgtgTTAAATCCTCGACTCGAGATTCGAGTTCTTTCTTGGTCAGCTCCAACTCGTGGTCGCAGTTTGCCTTGGCCACCTCCAGACTCCATTGTTGGCCGCTGGAGGACTCAACAGCTTCTGCAACGTCGTTGAGTATACTATGCAACCAACCAACGTTCATTTCTGAAGAAACCAAGTCGTTGATGATGGCTAAGAGTTCTTTAACTTTGGACTTGGATACCTTCTGAGAGAATTTTGTGTGCTGCAACTCTTGAATGATATAGCACACACTCTCCAAATAATAAGAGCGGATTGATGTCGATTCCAGTTTACATGAAGCCGCTATGTCTCCGTGCTTGTTGAAGATTGATTGCAGAATGGGGGCGGAACTTGCTTTAACGTAGTACTTCCCCACAGGTACCGATGGCTCAGATAATACAGATTTAACCTCGTCCTCGTCCCGTTTTATATGATTACGAACCATGTCGGGGAAAGGGAAGCTAGTGATATTGAGTGAAGCGGTTGTACGACCACCTTCCTCATCATGAACTGGAGGATCTTGCACTATTTCAGAAACTTCATCAGGCCTTGTTTTAATGTCTTCTTTTGATTTCACATAAGTAATTGAGGAAGCATCAGTCTGCCATGAAAGACACAGGAAACAAGGAAGATGGAAGGTAATTTAGTTatgaaaaagatgaacaaagTTCTGTCCTGTGTGTGTTTGTGCGCCAGAAACAGACCTTCAGGGAATTTGCAGACACTAGAATCAAATGGGAGAACTTATTTTGCTCCTCAATCGTCAAAGAGTCTTCAACAAAGCAAGTTTCCTCAGCATACGGCTTGATATAGTCACCATTCCTCAAATTTGTATTTTCCTCTGGAAGACCACGGGCTTTAGTTACTTGAGGTTTAGACGAAACGGCACTCACCGAAGATACATTGAGTTTTCGGGGTGATTTTGGCCTCGAATCCTTCGTTGCTCCACCTGAACCTGCAGCTAAAAAATACATCAGCATTCGGATAGAGATAGCTCCACCAGCTAACCCAGTGAACAAGTCAGCCGTGAGAAATTCAGATTTTGCGGACAACGTCAGCATATACTCGAGCCTCAAGCCAcatttgagagaaatgttttaaaaaatgtgagcgaggaaatatgttgaaaacaagcaatgttataagctaaaaacgattaggcaacaacaacggttttgatagcatataacccgAGTAGGAAGAAGCGACAAATATCacttttttctttgctttggcTTCTTATGTATTATATTAACAGTTACTTGCCTATCAAATCTGCATAACTTTCCTCACACAGTTTGCGATGATCACGACTTATCATGGTTCCTTTTCGTGGGGAAAAAAGAGCCGAGTCAAAGGGAAAATACCTGAATTCCTTTCTGCCCTTGGCCTGCCAGATTGAGTGGTTATGTTGGAGCAGAATTCATTACAGTTGTGGTAAGGATTCGATCCATTACTGCAATCTGAACGAACCGTCTTTTTGCGTTCGCCGCTATACTTCATCGCACCATCGCCTTTATAAAGAGGGGTGAAGGAGacaatgaaatatttttcacTTCAGTCATACTCTTCCATCAATTTACACAACGCAAGAAAATGAATCTATTAAGATGTTCCATGATTTTGAACATCTCCAGAAAATTGAAGTCTTAACTTGTCAGTTGATGTTAGTGATTGGCATTTAAAAAAGCTGGATAGATGAAATGATATGCGAATATTTGGCCGatagttttaataaatacgAGATTCATGCCAATCTGAGCATAACTTAACTCATCAAGACATATATCCTTGAAACgactcaagcctaccgctagcagatatagtcctttttgggctttccctttcaggcttgccctcaaggctttaaaatgcgtttactagggagagatttccacactcttataaagaatgtttcattctcctctccaaccgatatgggatctcacaatcctcgACCAGGAGGACAAAAGTTCGAATCTCTCCACCTCATGTCGTTGTACTAAAGAAAATCATAACCTATGTTCGGATAATCTTGTTACATAAAGCGAACCCAACAGCCAAAATGCTACAAGTTTCAGAAACAAACCAAGGCAGTTTTGAACTAATGCTTGAAAATTAGCTTAcagtgaatgaatgaatgaagagTAAAGCTAAAGAACCTGAATACTTTCTAGCTATCTGCTTCTTGCTTTCACCCTTCTTTTCAGAACAGTGTTCAAAGCAGACATGGTAAGGATTGGAAGCATGTGTACAATCTAAACGTTCATTTCCTTTTCCAGCCATTTGAAACCCTGTGAGAGAGCCCAAGATTGATCAAGTTTATAATCTTCACAGCACAGTAGccctcattttcattttccaacTATGAATCAAGATGCCATGAACAGATCATTCCATTCCCAGATTATCAAACAAAGACCTCAAAAACgtaagaaaaatgatattCAGCAGCAGAGCAGACCACCACACAGAAaatctaaaccctaaaacttAAACCAATCAAACACTAAGCAATATAGAACAGCAAGAACAAATTAATGGTCAGGGAACAGCGAGGAACCTGATTAATCAAAATCTTGTTGCCCTGGcaaattattcaaacaaacaaCTCCAGATATCGCAAACTGTCTGTTCTTCTAATCTACCTACCAACAGCGATGTTCTTCAAGGCCGATGGAAATCTGACCTaatatagagaagaaaaagaaaaagaacaagaaaatgaacTCTCTCAGACAGAATTTTCAGATAAAAAAGAAGTGGCAATGGAAGCTCCACTTGTGAAGAGTTGGTCGGAATTATAGGTAGAAAGTGGAAACGCCATTAAATAGAAAGCGTGGAAAGTTACCTTGGCTCCGATTTGGTTGTTGGTACAGTCTGATAATGGAAGTACATTGGGCGCCATTGTTTGACTCCGCCATTTGATCTCTGACGTCTTCTTCAGGAAATTTAGCGCACAGAGAACAAGGAATGAAGACTCATAATTCCATTTTCTAGAAAATCATCATCGTATGAACCGAATTTTGCCTCCATTTTCTCTTAGTTTCCGATCTCCGATCGGTTGCTGTGGGTTTATGGTCAAGTTTGTTGAATTGCAGTCAAATAATTCGGTCTCTAAAAACGAACTTTTTCTccctttatattttaaaatttattttttaaaagtttaattgatttgttatatataaaataaacctaaactttctattaaaattataataaattagtaaattattaaaaattaagttaatgATATTATAAACCTCCCTTATGGACTCAAATTGACACCATACACCGATCACGTCCTTATATGCTTTAAGCTGCTGTTTTTTTGCTTGCATCActataacaccaatttcaatctttcaaatctttctttcaaaactctctttcgaaacCTCTCTGCCTctaccctcgttttctaaaactttcttatTGAATCGGGGCTAGAAGCTCGAGCAtccgtcgcttggccgtaggcgacgtaaAAACAAATTGgtttaactcacttgttgttGGGAAGTGAGTACTGCATactcgcaagtccgctgccatcaaaagtgcgattgttaCAAGATGGTCAGTCGATTATGGATGATTTTGGGAGTAGTTGTAATGGTGGTGGCTGGCAGAGATATCCACGGGGCGAGCGGGGACGAAGAGCTTTCCCCTTCCCCATCCACACCCCTATttcattccccaaaaaaatatagtatttcttaatataatctttattttaaaaaattgtaaaaaaatcgatataaatatatatttcataccaatataaatttaaaaaaattttaatttaatactacaacataatttttaaccattaaaaaaaaattacaacaatataatctttagtttaaatattaccATTAAAGtctcaaaattaactaatttatatattaatatggGTTATTTATATTGAGCGGGGTGGGATGAGTTCGGGTATATAATTTCGTCACCGGCCCTATTTACCATTggtaatgttttgtttcatgtAAAATCGAGTCTGTGAAACAAATCAATTGTaataatacattttcatttaataattatcccaaagtcaaatttttatttatgatcctTACTTATTTTGTTATGAAAGTGTACATTATTAATGCAACACTTTTCAAAAATCAACCTactagtaaaaataaattataatcaaACTTAGTAATTCTCTCCTAACTATAACGAGTCGACCACTCTGTGAGCGATCTGGTCAAGCCCATCACTGTGTGAGCGACTTGGCCAGATGCATGATTTTCACTTTAactataacaactcaagttcCATTGTGagccgatattgtctgttttgaccctcaacctcacgatttcaaaatgcgtctactaaggagaggttttcacacccttataacgaatgtcttgttctcatctccaaccgatatgagatctcacgttagGTGAATCAAATAACCAACCATTGATAATcatgttaatttttatatggTAAAAGTTACACGCTATGTGATTGGGTAACCAACCACTAATAGTCACTTTGAAGAGTGATCGCTGAAAATAGttttagtgaaaaaaattacaagttGTGTGTTTCGGGTAATTAACCACTAAGCTCCCTCGATTTCATTTGATAGTCATATGAGCAAGAGGACTTCCGTACAAAGTATTTTAATACTCACCTAATTGTAAAATGATGTTCAAGTGAGACCGTAACACGGAAGTCATGAGCAAGGTTGAGAAGTCAATCACGAGACAACTCGAGTAGAATATTAGAATTAGAGAATCAAACTAATACTAACGTTTATTCTAAGCTTTTAAGTcgttgaattatttatttaaattgcatatattttaaatgttcttTAAATCgagaatcatttttttttcatttatatctTGATTCAATGTCTACATTAATTAATCGATtctattaattcatttttatttcattgtcccaaagtcaaaattttatatacgATCATTAAAATTACACCACAATctctttgaaaatttattaaacatttttaaaattcaacaaaaaaaaataataataatttgagggtcgaacatattttaaagttatattttaacacgtatttttaaatatatttgaaacgTTGACCATTCATTCGATTGGTCAACTCAAATGAATTATAAAAGTCAACTCtataataaagtattaattgataataatttaattatgcaAGTTGAAGTGAATTATGGAATATCAATAGTTCTTGCTTGCACGACTTTATCTTATCgtctctattaaaaaaaaatgtcaatttatttatttattatttacataCCCACCCACttgtatttatataaatttattacattaattaattttcattaattaaataattaaaatatacaatgAAATATCCCGCTCAATTTCTCTCTTATCCACTCAATGACGATACGAACATAatcgatttttaaaatgattaagaaGTCATAGCCTTCTGTTGTTGCAAGTCAAAAACTCGAACCTCCAAACCTCACTACAGTAATGTCTCTACTTTTAGGACAAAATATTTCAAGGACGGTTTTAAGAGAAAGATAGAAAGTTATTATACGAAAGTAGAGCGTAATTGCTCTAAATGCTTAGATCAAAAGTAATAAATTTGAGCAATTCTCAAAACAGTTGAGACATTAGTAACGTCTTTCTGCTGAAAGTCAAAAACTCGAAGCTCCATATCTTACCACTGTAATGTctatactttaaaaaatttcaagaacgAGTATGAAAAGACAGagaatttgatatcaaaataGAGCACAATAGCTAAATGTATTTCTCTTTTATCCATTCAACGATGAATAAAAGCAACAAACTCAAACAACCCTAGAAACAGTTAAGACACAGTTGTAAGTCAAAAGCTCGACTTTTCAACCTTATCACTGTAATATCTATACTCgaaacttcaaacttcatcATCGTAATATCCATACCTCTAGAGTAAAAATCGAAACAGTTAAGACATCAGTAAAATTCTTCTGTTGCAAGTCAAGAACTCAAATCTCGTATTCATTCAACGACGGTCAAAAGTAACAAATTTGAACAACCCTCGAAACAGTTAAGACATCAGTAACATTTTCCTGTTGCAAGTCAAGAACTCAAATCTCCAAACTGTATTACCAACACTGTTCTAAAAAGGAGAAATCGAACGATGAATATCGACATGTCAAACGAACAGAGTTTGAAATGCTATAATACACATAAAAGTGCTCCATATTGCATAGCTTCCATGGTTAGAGCCATGGTTAGTGGGTGGGGGAGGAGATTGAACTGGACTAGGTGGGAGATGGCTCGTAGAATTGGGTTGTTTGACATCAATTCCAAACCTCATTCCGCCCAAGCAATGACCAGCCACATTGCATATGAACCAATACTTCCTTGCTTCTTTCAGCTCAATTTGATCGTTTCCACTCTCGTATTCACCCAATACTCCATTACTTGTCTCGCATGATCTGAATGTTTCCTCAGTAACTTCATACACATTGTGTACACTCTTTGCATAATTGAAAACTACACGAAAAACCAAACTCGTTAAAAGCTAAATCGGAAATCGAATTAAGAGtatgtttttctctcttcctaCCTATTCAATCCCGAGAGATTAGGTTACGTCAAAGTTattgtaatagtctaagcttactgttagcagatattatccatcttggtctattacgtatcgtcgttgtGTCTACtggggagaagtttccacacctttataaggaatggttcgttctcttctccattgatgtaggatctcacaatccaccctgttaggggcccaacgttcttgctggcatacagctcggtgtctggctctgataccatttgtgacagatcaaactcaccgctagaagatattatccgcttttgcctgttatgtatcgccgtcagccttacgattttaaaatgtgtttgctagagagaagtttctacacctttgtaaggaatgtttcgttccattCTCCAAGCGAtgggggatctcacaattcatccccttgggggcccaatgtcctcgttCGCACACCGtttggtgtttggctttgacaccatttgtaacagcccaagcccaccactagtagatattatccgctttggccaactacgtatcgtcgtcagcctcacggtttttaaaacgcgtatgctagggagagatttccgcacccttataaggaatgcttcgctccattctccaaccgatgtgggatctcacaatccacccctcttgttggcccaacgtcctcgctagcacaccgttccgtgtttggctttgacaccatttgaaaccgcccaagcccaccataagtagatattatccgctttggccagttacgtatcatcgtcagcctcacaatttttaaaacacgtatgctaaggagaggtttccacacccatataaggaatgtttcgttcccttctccaaccgatgtggaatctcagaATCCACCTCTTTAGGAAACCCAACGTCttcattggcacaccacccagtttctaactctaataccatttgtaaccgcccaagcccaccgcaagcagatattgtcccctttagtccattacgtatcaccatcagcctcacgatttttaaaacacgttttctaaggagaggtttccacaaccctTACatggaatgtttcgttcccctctccaaccgacgtagaATCTCACGATCACTAACACTCAACAGTTTCAATCAACAAACGAACTAATCCATCAACAAAGAGGTTAGAAGTTCAAACACTCTCGCACGAACTAAAAGCTACTCGGatggaagaaagagagaaaagttgGTGAATACCTAGAAAATCTCCTTTGGTGAAGTTGTGGTTTTGAGACCAGGTAGCAAAATTGATGCCAGAGTTCCAGCCCTCTTCGTCTCCAACAAGAAACACCTCACACATTGACAATCCACCAAAGCTAAGAAACATCAACAActtcaccatcatcatcatcattgttTCTCACTCCAAAACCCCTTTCTCTGAGAAGAAGATATAAGTAAGTTTAATCTTTAAGCAAACTTGCAATCAATATTGTCTTAGGTGGAACAGCTAGGAAACCCATCACACCTCTTAAACAAAGACTTACCTCTCTTGACTAATCAATatttaacccttttttttttcttttttttttgttggctatttaaaaattcactTGTTCGACTAACGCTCATCTTTCGAGACATAGATACAAGACAAGCAGATCTCTCTTAGCTAGGAAAGCTACTAGAGAGTTAGAAGacatagaaataaaatattagacgAAAATTGAGATCTAAAACGAGTAACAGTCACAAAGTCATCTCTATGTTCGTTTTAGATCccaattttctatttctaagCTATTTAAcacctaaaaaaataaattcaaggatttgtatttaaattatatattgaaaCTCTAAAAAATCTTAGGGGCTAAATAGAAACTTTACCGAATTTGCATTTTGACCCCTCAAGAATGGCATAATATAGAAAAGGCATATTTTATTCGGGTCGAACCTGATGGGTTTTCGGCCCGTTAGCTACGCCTCAGGACATGGGCTGTACTTGCGTTGAATCTGTTGACTTTTCAATAATCTCAAAACGCTGTCGTATTGATATTCTCTCAGAAAAACGCCGCCTTCGTAAGTAACCTAAGTACTTCGAAACCCTAGCCTCCACCCTCCACCGCCAAGCTCCGACGCGCTGCCTCCACTTCCCGGaccttttctcttctctttcatcAATGGCTTTCTTCACCGGCGGCGGCCGATTCCGCGAGCTTCTTAAGAAGTACGGGAAGGTCGCAATCGGAGTTCATTTCTCAGTGTCGGCGGCTTCGATCACTGGCCTCTATGTCGCCATCAAGAACAATGTGGATGTTGAATCGCTACTCGATAAGTTACACATGGATGGATTCTCTTCCAAAGATCAGTCGCAGACTAGTCCCGATGATGGACTAGTGATCGAAGAAAGTCCTGCGTCGGATATTCAATCGACGGTGGCGCAGGAGCCGAGGACGAGGAATCGTACTGCAGAGCTTGCGGCGTCGACTGGCAGCGCGTTGGCTTTGGCCGTTCTTTGCAACAAGGCATTGCTGCCTATTCGGATTCCGATAACGATTGGGCTGACGCCGCCGATTGCGAGGATGCTGGCGAGGCGAGGGATTATGAGAAGTGGTTAAGGAACTGAATCCatctcatttcttcttcataatCATCTCTCAAGTATGTTGGATCGGCGAGTTAAtctttcatggctttgcttctTCTCGCGATGAACAGAGTATTATGATCCATTTTCTACCTTCtttctagaatttttttttttttccaagaaAGAACAGTTGTGTTGATTACAAGACACATTTAGAGTAGATGTTTCTGTTCATCTTGTCAAAataccaaataaattaaagaaaatctaaCTCTCAGTTCTTCCACTTCGTTATGCATTTGATTTCACTGTACTTGCAATGATTCgatcttctttttccttacaATAGATTGAATTCTATGAACCTTATGATAGGAGCTTGTTGGTAGAGTTGAAATCGACTcaaaaaacgaaaagaaacAGATTGAACACGTCGAATTGAAACCGAATCGGTCCG
The Cucurbita pepo subsp. pepo cultivar mu-cu-16 chromosome LG16, ASM280686v2, whole genome shotgun sequence genome window above contains:
- the LOC111777629 gene encoding uncharacterized protein LOC111777629 isoform X4; this translates as MAGKGNERLDCTHASNPYHVCFEHCSEKKGESKKQIARKYSGDGAMKYSGERKKTVRSDCSNGSNPYHNCNEFCSNITTQSGRPRAERNSGSGGATKDSRPKSPRKLNVSSVSAVSSKPQVTKARGLPEENTNLRNGDYIKPYAEETCFVEDSLTIEEQNKFSHLILVSANSLKTDASSITYVKSKEDIKTRPDEVSEIVQDPPVHDEEGGRTTASLNITSFPFPDMVRNHIKRDEDEVKSVLSEPSVPVGKYYVKASSAPILQSIFNKHGDIAASCKLESTSIRSYYLESVCYIIQELQHTKFSQKVSKSKVKELLAIINDLVSSEMNVGWLHSILNDVAEAVESSSGQQWSLEVAKANCDHELELTKKELESRVEDLTRKEKEMSSAKAKVVDTRARLSELELKYGQLNEEISSLQLKVNGIKINTLTDQLL
- the LOC111777629 gene encoding uncharacterized protein LOC111777629 isoform X2; this translates as MAESNNGAQCTSIIRLYQQPNRSQGFQMAGKGNERLDCTHASNPYHVCFEHCSEKKGESKKQIARKYSGDGAMKYSGERKKTVRSDCSNGSNPYHNCNEFCSNITTQSGRPRAERNSGSGGATKDSRPKSPRKLNVSSVSAVSSKPQVTKARGLPEENTNLRNGDYIKPYAEETCFVEDSLTIEEQNKFSHLILVSANSLKTDASSITYVKSKEDIKTRPDEVSEIVQDPPVHDEEGGRTTASLNITSFPFPDMVRNHIKRDEDEVKSVLSEPSVPVGKYYVKASSAPILQSIFNKHGDIAASCKLESTSIRSYYLESVCYIIQELQHTKFSQKVSKSKVKELLAIINDLVSSEMNVGWLHSILNDVAEAVESSSGQQWSLEVAKANCDHELELTKKELESRVEDLTRKEKEMSSAKAKVVDTRARLSELELKYGQLNEEISSLQLKVNGIKINTLTDQLL
- the LOC111777629 gene encoding uncharacterized protein LOC111777629 isoform X1 is translated as MAESNNGAQCTSIIRLYQQPNRSQGFQMAGKGNERLDCTHASNPYHVCFEHCSEKKGESKKQIARKYSGDGAMKYSGERKKTVRSDCSNGSNPYHNCNEFCSNITTQSGRPRAERNSAAGSGGATKDSRPKSPRKLNVSSVSAVSSKPQVTKARGLPEENTNLRNGDYIKPYAEETCFVEDSLTIEEQNKFSHLILVSANSLKTDASSITYVKSKEDIKTRPDEVSEIVQDPPVHDEEGGRTTASLNITSFPFPDMVRNHIKRDEDEVKSVLSEPSVPVGKYYVKASSAPILQSIFNKHGDIAASCKLESTSIRSYYLESVCYIIQELQHTKFSQKVSKSKVKELLAIINDLVSSEMNVGWLHSILNDVAEAVESSSGQQWSLEVAKANCDHELELTKKELESRVEDLTRKEKEMSSAKAKVVDTRARLSELELKYGQLNEEISSLQLKVNGIKINTLTDQLL
- the LOC111777629 gene encoding uncharacterized protein LOC111777629 isoform X5, which produces MKYSGERKKTVRSDCSNGSNPYHNCNEFCSNITTQSGRPRAERNSAAGSGGATKDSRPKSPRKLNVSSVSAVSSKPQVTKARGLPEENTNLRNGDYIKPYAEETCFVEDSLTIEEQNKFSHLILVSANSLKTDASSITYVKSKEDIKTRPDEVSEIVQDPPVHDEEGGRTTASLNITSFPFPDMVRNHIKRDEDEVKSVLSEPSVPVGKYYVKASSAPILQSIFNKHGDIAASCKLESTSIRSYYLESVCYIIQELQHTKFSQKVSKSKVKELLAIINDLVSSEMNVGWLHSILNDVAEAVESSSGQQWSLEVAKANCDHELELTKKELESRVEDLTRKEKEMSSAKAKVVDTRARLSELELKYGQLNEEISSLQLKVNGIKINTLTDQLL
- the LOC111777629 gene encoding uncharacterized protein LOC111777629 isoform X3; its protein translation is MAGKGNERLDCTHASNPYHVCFEHCSEKKGESKKQIARKYSGDGAMKYSGERKKTVRSDCSNGSNPYHNCNEFCSNITTQSGRPRAERNSAAGSGGATKDSRPKSPRKLNVSSVSAVSSKPQVTKARGLPEENTNLRNGDYIKPYAEETCFVEDSLTIEEQNKFSHLILVSANSLKTDASSITYVKSKEDIKTRPDEVSEIVQDPPVHDEEGGRTTASLNITSFPFPDMVRNHIKRDEDEVKSVLSEPSVPVGKYYVKASSAPILQSIFNKHGDIAASCKLESTSIRSYYLESVCYIIQELQHTKFSQKVSKSKVKELLAIINDLVSSEMNVGWLHSILNDVAEAVESSSGQQWSLEVAKANCDHELELTKKELESRVEDLTRKEKEMSSAKAKVVDTRARLSELELKYGQLNEEISSLQLKVNGIKINTLTDQLL
- the LOC111777631 gene encoding basic blue protein-like, producing the protein MMMMMVKLLMFLSFGGLSMCEVFLVGDEEGWNSGINFATWSQNHNFTKGDFLVFNYAKSVHNVYEVTEETFRSCETSNGVLGEYESGNDQIELKEARKYWFICNVAGHCLGGMRFGIDVKQPNSTSHLPPSPVQSPPPPTNHGSNHGSYAIWSTFMCIIAFQTLFV
- the LOC111777632 gene encoding uncharacterized protein LOC111777632; protein product: MAFFTGGGRFRELLKKYGKVAIGVHFSVSAASITGLYVAIKNNVDVESLLDKLHMDGFSSKDQSQTSPDDGLVIEESPASDIQSTVAQEPRTRNRTAELAASTGSALALAVLCNKALLPIRIPITIGLTPPIARMLARRGIMRSG